Proteins from a genomic interval of Sinobacterium norvegicum:
- the lptM gene encoding LPS translocon maturation chaperone LptM, with protein MHTMRHLLLISAIALILAGCGQKGPLTLPDSHAASSSVISSH; from the coding sequence ATGCATACTATGCGACATCTTTTGCTCATTTCCGCTATCGCCTTGATTCTCGCTGGCTGCGGTCAAAAAGGACCGCTGACATTGCCCGACAGCCATGCTGCTTCCAGCTCCGTTATCAGTAGCCACTGA
- the cyaY gene encoding iron donor protein CyaY: protein MNEIEYQELVEETIEGIEDAVDDSELDIDCELNGGVLTLTCENGSAIIFSRQIANQELWMAAKSGGYHFGYDSDAEQWLCSRSGDSLAVLFARVTLEQVGEAVSLN from the coding sequence ATGAACGAAATTGAATATCAAGAGCTGGTCGAAGAGACGATTGAAGGCATCGAAGATGCGGTTGATGACAGTGAGCTCGACATTGATTGCGAGCTAAACGGCGGCGTATTGACCCTGACCTGCGAAAACGGCAGTGCCATTATTTTCTCTCGCCAGATCGCCAATCAGGAATTGTGGATGGCGGCAAAGAGCGGCGGCTACCACTTCGGTTATGATAGTGATGCAGAGCAGTGGCTGTGTAGTCGCAGTGGCGATTCGCTGGCGGTGTTGTTTGCTCGGGTGACATTAGAGCAGGTGGGAGAGGCTGTCAGCCTGAATTAA
- a CDS encoding DUF3187 family protein encodes MIKKNVYRLASSLVMLTAAGFVTSASASEILNQPMLQADLSPFAAITGLPAMESAKLLANGQSQWSINAELANNFAYESSDSEAVWLDGESYRTTLRWRRGSQAFGQRWQLGVDLPYLSHDGGSLDGFIEDWHDTFNLPNSNRELFPQDQLAYRYSRVGGETVEMLESGGGIGDVSMTLAWQLVSDDVDATAVSASLKLPTGDDDQLLGSGGTELALGMSHSSRRWFESYRLTYHLAGGVLVADQGTVLAEEREAFSLYGGAGLSWQCLSALALKVQLDGHSALYDSDLAPMKESLQFTVGGSIGLTPNWVIDVAVVEDILVDSTSDVVFQLGLKYRGGE; translated from the coding sequence GTGATCAAAAAAAATGTCTATCGACTCGCGTCGTCTTTGGTAATGCTGACAGCGGCTGGGTTTGTCACTTCGGCGTCGGCCAGTGAGATATTAAATCAACCGATGTTGCAGGCTGATCTTTCTCCCTTTGCTGCCATTACTGGCTTACCGGCGATGGAGTCAGCAAAACTGCTCGCCAATGGACAGTCTCAGTGGTCGATTAACGCCGAGCTGGCCAATAACTTCGCCTATGAGTCAAGTGACAGCGAGGCAGTCTGGCTTGATGGCGAAAGCTATCGGACGACACTGCGCTGGCGCCGGGGCAGTCAGGCGTTTGGCCAGCGCTGGCAGCTTGGTGTCGATCTGCCCTATCTCAGTCATGACGGCGGTAGCCTCGATGGTTTCATCGAGGATTGGCACGACACGTTTAACCTGCCCAATAGTAACCGAGAGCTGTTTCCACAGGATCAATTAGCTTACCGTTATAGCCGGGTTGGCGGTGAGACCGTCGAGATGCTGGAGAGTGGCGGTGGTATCGGCGATGTGAGTATGACGCTGGCTTGGCAGTTGGTATCCGATGACGTCGACGCCACGGCGGTGTCTGCCTCCTTAAAGCTGCCGACTGGTGACGATGACCAACTGTTAGGCAGTGGCGGTACGGAGTTGGCGCTGGGGATGAGTCACAGTAGTCGGCGTTGGTTTGAAAGTTATCGCCTCACTTATCACCTCGCCGGCGGAGTGTTGGTGGCCGACCAAGGGACTGTGTTAGCTGAGGAAAGAGAGGCTTTTTCGCTTTACGGTGGTGCCGGGCTGAGTTGGCAGTGTTTGAGTGCGCTGGCGCTAAAGGTGCAGCTCGACGGTCACAGCGCCTTGTACGACAGTGATCTGGCACCGATGAAAGAGTCGTTACAGTTTACCGTTGGTGGCAGTATCGGGCTGACGCCAAACTGGGTAATTGATGTTGCCGTGGTCGAGGATATACTGGTCGATAGCACCAGCGATGTGGTTTTCCAGTTGGGGCTGAAGTATCGAGGTGGCGAATAA